GGGCCATGCCAATCGGTGCATGAAAAAAGGCATGCTCAAACAATCGTTCTTTGTTAACTTTCATATGCATATGTACCTCGGATCATTGATTCACAGGATAATTAGTAGAATTATTTATAGTATAATGCGAATTTTGTAAGATTTACAAGTACAACAATCAACCCGGACTTTGTTTCAAGCGGAAGCACGACTTTCAAATACTTGTGATGGAATGAAAAACAGCCAAAGGAGATTGCAGGATGTGATCGAAATAAAAGAGGATAGATCGGGAATAACGATAAACAATGGTAGCGATGTTGAACTTGATCATACACAAGCCCATTAGACTAGCCGTGAAAAGACAGGAATGGCTGAATGGGATGAATTTGTGATTGTATGAGATGGAGGAGGAAAAATAATGTTGGAAGAACTGCAAAAGCGAATTCAGGCATTGGAAGCACAATTAGCGAGCTATCATGATCAGAATGTCTCTGTTTGGGCTCATGCGTCCGTTTTGAGAGGAATTGCCAAAGGTGTGATGCATGGAGATGAGCATGGCAATATGAACCCAAAAGAACCAGTGACTCGAGAGCAGCTTATGGTCATTCTGGATCGACTGGGGTTGCTTGGATAGCATCCATCCTATTCTCTCTGCCGGAAAGCGTTCACTTTTGACAAGTGGATGCTTTTTTGTTTCCTGTTTTCTATGAATTTTGTCTGTATTTACATGAATGCCCGTGTCCAACCAGTGCAGCGATACATAAGGTATATTACAAAATAGGAAGGGGGTTCACCGTTTGGTTCATCCTTTATATCACCAATGCCGTCAGTGTATCAATCAGCCAGTCACGATTCATTTGCTTAACGGCAAAAGCCATTATGGCTTACTCAGTCAGGTCACGTATAATGGACTGTATTTGACCCCTGTCAATAATTACGCAAGTGTTCCAAAATCCGATAGTATGTTGCCGATTGAAACAGCCGATCAGGGAAAAGAACGGAATGCTCCTAAAGCAGAAAAAGCCTTTTGGCCATTTTTCTTTCCATTTGCTGCATTAGCCGGATTTACGTTAGGATTTGCTGCCGGAGCTATTGCTACTAGACCATTCTATTGGTAAATATGTAAAATAAAAGAGTACCAAAACCAACCTATTTATTACAAGGTTGGCTTTCTTTTTCGTCGGTTTGCTATTGTTGCATCGATTATAAAATAAGGGACATCCCATGCATCCTTTAGGCAGCAACGGATACGCGTTGATGGTAGGATTTCCACCGAGTGACGATGTGTGTGGCGAAAATGAATGTCTCGATTACAAACAAAAGCAGTACAAGGTATGACGCTGCATGCAAGATGTTCATTCGAACGATGGCAAAGACTGGGTTCTGTAAAAAGCTTTCTTTCAAAGAAAGATGAATCGTAAAGGCCAAAAACATGCCGAATGTAAAATTTCGTGACCATTGGCTGACTGAATAGACAAGAATCCCTTGTTTGACTCCATAACGCTTGATGCGAACAATCGCTCGAATGATCTCAAAGGATTCGACGATCAAGAAGCAAAACAAAACCCATAACCAAATGCCGGCGGCCACATCCTGGCTGAATGCCTTGCTGGTCACGCATGCCAAACCTGTGATCGACATGGCGCCATGTATGATGCAATTGGTGTTATCCCAATGCAGAAACACTTCTTTCTTATGGTACATAACATAGCGACTGATAATGAAAAGAAATCCTACCGCATAAAAACATATGCCGAGTAAAATGAGCAGCTTGGCGATCCAAAGCGGCAGAGAGTTTTGGAATAAATTTTCTCCTGCTATTACAATCGATTGTACAGCTACACATGCTAATAGAATGATGCCGTTTATGCGTTCAAGTCTTGTGCGCAATGATTCCCGCCAAAACAAGTGAATATAGTTGCGGATGATTTGCACCAAATAAATCGTGATCAAACCGATATTCAGTCCAAATAAGAGCAAGGAAATTGCTTTCAACATCGGCAATTCCTTCAAGATTGCCAAAATGGTGACAGATGTTGCCGCGATCCATGTGCCGATCGCAAAGCTTTGAATCGGATGTTCAAAATGTTTTGTCCGCATGACGCCGCGTATCGCGTCCCGAGTATAGCATGCAAACAACCCTAGCAAAAAGAAAAGCAGGACAAGTGTTGCAATGTGTCCAACTGCAAACTTAAGAAATGAAATTTGTTGAAATGCTCCGACGATTAAAATGCCTAAAGCCATCACAAACGATGCGGATGCGGTAGCTGCTTGAATTTTTATTTGTTTCATGGTCTTCCCCCAAAGCCCTGATAATTGTATCAATTTATTGTATAGCTTATTTTCTAGTAATTTTTTTGAGATAATAAATTTTCTCAAATATTTGCGGCAATTTCAATCATGAAAAAATGTGGAAACCAACATCCAAAAAATGTGCGCAAGCCAATCATTTTGTCGAATATTCCTTAGAAATCCCACAAATGTTCTATGATTTTTCTAAAAATGAAAGATAGAATACCAGTATAGAGTTTTCAATCGATGGATTGAAAAGTTCGAAAAGTGATTCTGTTTCTCGCATCAAAACATTTTACGGACGACAATGTATCAACAGGTGCCGTGAAATCAATGAGGAGGATATGAAATATGGGTTTCTATAATGAGGATGCCAGCAAGGAATCTCGCCGTTCCGGTCGTGGCAAATGGATTGCTGCAGTGGTATTATCCGCATTGGTCGGTTCTGCTTCTACGGTTGCAGCAGTGCCAATTATGATAAAGTCCAACTTCATAAACCTTTCACAATCTTCTGCGGCCGGAGCCGGTTCTCTTACGAACCCTTCCGTTCCAGTGAGCAATGTTTCCGTGAAAGTCAATGACGGAGTTGTACAAGCTGTAAACAAGGTGAAATCAGCCATTGTCGGTGTTGCAAACTATGGAGCGTCTGCGAATCCGTATAGCCAAAATTCAAACATTCAAATGCAAGGCGAAGGCTCTGGCATTATTTTTGATAAACAAGGATATATCGTAACAAATAACCATGTGGTGCAAGGTGCTGCCAAGGTCGAGGTTTTGCTGCCAAACGGCAAGAAAACGCAGGCAAAAGTCATCGGTACGGATAAATATAGCGACCTGGCCGTTTTGCAAATTCCTTCATCGTACGTCACAGGCGTAGCCACCTTCGGGAACTCGGATACGCTTCAGGTAGGGGAGCCGGCCATTGCCATCGGCAACCCGCTCGGGGAGGAATTTAATCAAACGGTCACAGAGGGTGTCATCAGTGCAACAAAACGCATGATGCCCGTGATGGATGAAGCGACAGGCCAGACTTTGAATCAACAGGCGGTGCTGCAGACAGACGCCGCGATTAATCCTGGCAACAGCGGCGGTGCCTTGGTTAATATTGAAGGGCAAGTGATTGGAATCAATAGTTCCAAAATCGCGAGCACAGGCGTCGAAGGAATGGGATTTGCCATTCCGATCAATGAAGCGCGGCCGATCATTCAAGAAATATTAAAGACGGGACATGTAAGCTATCCTGCATTAGGCATCGGCGCAGTCGATTTGGCGCAAGTACCGAATGAATATTTGCCGAATTTGCCTGTGAATTATGGTGTTTTTGTGATCAGCGTTCAATCGGCGCAAGCCAAGCAAAGCGGATTGCAGAAAGGCGATGTGATTGTTGCGGTGAACGGGGACAAAATTACCGATGCTGTTTCATTACATGCTGCGCTTTTCAAGTACAAAATTGGGGATACAGTGAACGTAACGGTATATCGGGGCGGGAACAAGCAAACCATGTCAGTGAAGCTTTCTGCGCTTCCTGGCCAGAGTTCAACTCCAAAGAATGCCACTCCATAAAGGGATGCGGAAAACATGCAAAAAACATGGAAAAGGCCCATTTGCATCAGGTCTTTTCCATGTTTTCCAGATATGGTTGTTTTACGATTGAATGCTAGATCTCCGGATTTTTGGGTACATGGCGGCGATGGAAATCGACGATAATTTCCCCTTGCTTATTGACAGCCAAATAAAAAACGTCAGCTAACGTTTTCCCGCCCAGCTTTTTGATTTGTTCATCCAACCATGCTTTATCATGGCCGGTACTTATTAATTTATCATTGTCGATTTCTCCATCGATGACGATTTCAACATAAGGACCTTGACCTTTTTCGGAAAGCTTCACACCTTGTACGAGGTCGATTTTTGACACGGATTGGGATTCTTCCTTCGGTAAAATACTCAAATTACCGGTAGGTTCCAGGATGGCAAATTCAATATCGGAATAGGAAAAATATCCTTTCTCACGCAAGAGCATCATCAATACATCCAGATTGACTTTCGTTTTTCGGAGATTTTCACGAAACATGATGCCTTTATGGATTAAAACAACCGGTTCACCGTTGGCGATTCGACGAAATGGCCGAAATCTGAGAGCAAGTAAAGTAGCCAGAATCGATACGATGGAAAACAGGATGAGTGTATAACACGACTGTGCCCAGTCTGACGCCGATTTGGATGCGATCATGTTGGCGGCCAGATTTCCCATTGCCGCACCGGCCACCCAATTAAAAAATGTCAGTTGTGTCAATTGCGTACTTCCGATCAAGCGAACCATGGTTAGCAAAATAGCGAAAGTCAGTATCGTACTTAACGTATAAAATATCCAGACTTGCACAAACAATCACACTTTCTGAAGAATATATATACGATCCGAGAGAATATATACACGATGATTTCAACTCATGGATTTGGTTCGAATCATGCCCGTTGTTTCCAAAAGTCGGTACTGCCAGTTATGTAGGTAGTTTAACGTATGCAAACGTTTTTATTCGCAAAAAGACAAAATGAGCGGTGACCGTTATGATCACGATCACCGCTTTGTCCTGTTAAGCGACAGGCACTGTATTGCAAACAGTTGTATAGCCAGGGATGAGCAAGAAGAACAATACGAAGATGATCAAGAATACAACTGCCCAGCGAGTATATCCT
Above is a window of Fodinisporobacter ferrooxydans DNA encoding:
- a CDS encoding S-layer homology domain-containing protein, yielding MLEELQKRIQALEAQLASYHDQNVSVWAHASVLRGIAKGVMHGDEHGNMNPKEPVTREQLMVILDRLGLLG
- a CDS encoding S1C family serine protease gives rise to the protein MGFYNEDASKESRRSGRGKWIAAVVLSALVGSASTVAAVPIMIKSNFINLSQSSAAGAGSLTNPSVPVSNVSVKVNDGVVQAVNKVKSAIVGVANYGASANPYSQNSNIQMQGEGSGIIFDKQGYIVTNNHVVQGAAKVEVLLPNGKKTQAKVIGTDKYSDLAVLQIPSSYVTGVATFGNSDTLQVGEPAIAIGNPLGEEFNQTVTEGVISATKRMMPVMDEATGQTLNQQAVLQTDAAINPGNSGGALVNIEGQVIGINSSKIASTGVEGMGFAIPINEARPIIQEILKTGHVSYPALGIGAVDLAQVPNEYLPNLPVNYGVFVISVQSAQAKQSGLQKGDVIVAVNGDKITDAVSLHAALFKYKIGDTVNVTVYRGGNKQTMSVKLSALPGQSSTPKNATP
- a CDS encoding DUF421 domain-containing protein — its product is MQVWIFYTLSTILTFAILLTMVRLIGSTQLTQLTFFNWVAGAAMGNLAANMIASKSASDWAQSCYTLILFSIVSILATLLALRFRPFRRIANGEPVVLIHKGIMFRENLRKTKVNLDVLMMLLREKGYFSYSDIEFAILEPTGNLSILPKEESQSVSKIDLVQGVKLSEKGQGPYVEIVIDGEIDNDKLISTGHDKAWLDEQIKKLGGKTLADVFYLAVNKQGEIIVDFHRRHVPKNPEI